A stretch of the Sphingobacterium thalpophilum genome encodes the following:
- a CDS encoding type I polyketide synthase, translating into MKNLTIIGLTPFEKPDVNLMPKLHQAGAFPVLSLGHDLANAGEALKLLDRTALYPYGICFPNAQLLSLQIPENVKLVILPFDAKYRPEIAKSIIYQVGSVDEAIQAEQLGAAGIIIKGNEAGGLTAYESTFILFQRIIRVIRNIPVWIQGGVGLHTAAAAKALGATGVVLDSQLALFPESSVPGDFKDLCSKLNGTETRIIAGYRVLVRPNSPALPEQPDVEELRQHFKNLDPACSYIPMGQDIALANDLYQDFNSLKKLMFGFREAMYGHLKQAKELAPIDENNGLAQKLRLRYPIAQGPMTRVSDVPAFAQAVASAGALPFVALSLLRGQQAKDLIRQTKELAGDNTWGVGILGFAPQELRDEQRTYILEAKPPVVLIAGGRPAQAKIFEKAGITTFLHVPSPALLDIFLKEGAKNFIFEGRECGGHVGPLSSTVLWEKQIERILKEDHPENISVFFAGGIHDALSAAFVSVMTAPLTARGVKVGVLMGTAYLYTQEAVNTGAIQEEFQLQAMHAKDTVLLETAPGHETRCLNTAFARYFSEEKARLFAAGIDKKLIWEELEKLNVGRLRIAAKGVDRQGDKLISIPRNEQLQLGMYMIGQVATMHDKVTSIDCLHQQVATGNKQYIQDALLPEQPESPDQALDVAIIGMDCIFPGAKNLEEYWRNIVLGKDSVTEVPDERWNKDIYYQPDVDGPDVSHSKWGGFIPNIDFDPLAFGIPPQSLAAIEPTQLLTLLVAKRAMEDAGYGEKQIDRENISVIIGAEGGNDLANSYSFRGYYKQVFGELHDEVKAALPHTTEDSFPGILANVIAGRITNRLDLGGRNFTVDAACASSLAAIDLACQELVLGKSDMVLAGGADLHNGINDYLMFSSTHALSRKGRCATFDSEADGIALGEGIAILVLKRYADAVRDDDRIYAVIKGVGGSSDGKALGLTAPRKIGQVRALERAYSQAGISAATVGLVEAHGTGTVVGDKTELSALTNLFSRAGALPAQTLLGSVKTQIGHTKCAAGLAGLIKASLAVFHGIKPPTLHLQQPNAYYNAQTSPFAFHAETGLWTEQKRYAAVSAFGFGGTNFHAVIASHPRPTSDITMKSWPSELFVFRGASYEHAKKQLKQVKTLLEINDSLPLKDIAYSLATATEEPVQLSIVADTTEDLSMKIELVLSGIESKDTFIVKPLPGKTAFLFPGQGSQRLNMARDLFVIFPAMRKLMDQHPELEKLVFPAMVFDGDTLKKQKESIKDTRIAQPLLGIVDLALAKFLQSLGIVPDMLAGHSYGELPALCFAGVFDEDLLVELSNRRAQAILDAVQDGDPGSMVAVHADTEKLKSVLSQVEECYPVNFNSPTQCVVAGSTAAIDRLMIVLKQERVSAKKLEVACAFHSPLVAKSKDLYKQVLQNVPFGEMQIPVWSNTTASIYPTTAAAIKTRLTEHLVQPVRFVEQLQAMYADGARLFIEVGPGKVLTGLTKSCLTQDQLTLYVEDNNRNKLTHLLCMLAQYLGTGRNFHIHKLFDGRQTQVIQLDQPHLYKKSPALWRVNGQAALPINGPLPANGAMPLVKPIHMNLPSPNHNVAPEAHPTAERMLHEYLNSMKMLIQAQRDVMLSFLGQQPPVNPMPAYAAPAALPGAGQPSPLPTQTLFTAQPAATVVAQTPVKDVKSLLLQIVSDKTGYPPEMLGMDMDLEADLSIDSIKRVEIISTLRSQLGALTIDHSQEDTIMEQLAAIKTLNGLVVWLTEHSGTAVIAEEALSTEVTSSAQQPQSYTLAELQSAILDIVSEKTGYPKEMLGLDLDLEADLSIDSIKRMEIIAALKTKVGFGKEPEQKEDLMETLAAIKTLNGLATWIADIGTETTPKSPLSRLRFGLTPAATGKPQPPDILQGKRFAIAPDHGQQTQAIKTMLEKHGAIAEVLDTEKDLTVFDGLIMTDIYSAKVKRSIIDHVGLIKKMNMDRTKWVYLISDIPAHVQRSADTQALRYYQGYPGLFKSLAREFEQTNCRLISLQTPQEADGIAEIAINEILTVDKRVEVIYKNDQRHTIDTIPSPLSADITEVQIQLNQQSVVLVLGGGQGITAELVKHMSASYPCTYILVGRSPDPRLATSTSLELERMTSKDQIRSQLIKSGQLNTPAEIEKETLRIFKNNQILRTIREMESLGSTVVYESLDLCDEIGLSALLQQIYKEYGKLDGVIHGAGLLEDKLFRQKTISSFGRVFDTKVRPLRVLAEQLHPDCQFVVLFSSIASVYGNKGQTDYAAANSVLDDYANTLNKRLKGKVISINWGPWKGAGMVSQTLETEYERRGISLIPLEEGKEIFLNEIKYGTESQVLIMSGNNW; encoded by the coding sequence ATGAAAAATTTAACCATTATTGGATTAACACCTTTTGAAAAGCCTGACGTCAACCTAATGCCCAAACTGCATCAGGCGGGTGCATTTCCCGTACTAAGTTTGGGACACGACTTAGCCAATGCCGGGGAAGCACTGAAACTGCTCGATCGGACTGCTTTATACCCTTATGGAATTTGTTTTCCAAATGCTCAGCTACTGTCGCTACAGATTCCCGAGAACGTAAAACTTGTCATCCTTCCTTTTGATGCAAAATATCGTCCAGAAATTGCCAAGTCCATCATTTACCAGGTAGGCAGCGTGGATGAAGCCATACAGGCCGAACAGCTGGGAGCTGCAGGAATTATTATAAAAGGGAACGAAGCGGGCGGTCTGACCGCTTACGAATCAACATTTATACTTTTCCAGCGCATCATCCGGGTCATCCGGAACATTCCGGTCTGGATACAGGGTGGTGTCGGCCTCCATACTGCAGCTGCAGCAAAAGCTTTGGGAGCCACAGGAGTTGTTCTGGACAGCCAGCTGGCCCTCTTTCCAGAAAGCAGTGTTCCGGGAGACTTTAAGGATCTCTGCAGCAAATTAAATGGCACGGAAACCAGGATTATCGCAGGCTACCGCGTACTGGTACGTCCAAATTCGCCTGCCCTGCCGGAACAGCCGGATGTGGAAGAGCTCAGGCAGCATTTCAAAAATCTTGACCCTGCCTGCAGCTATATCCCTATGGGACAGGACATCGCTTTGGCAAACGACCTTTATCAGGATTTCAACAGCCTGAAAAAACTTATGTTTGGATTCAGAGAAGCCATGTATGGCCATCTGAAACAGGCCAAAGAGCTGGCACCTATCGACGAGAACAATGGGCTGGCACAAAAGCTCCGACTGCGCTACCCTATTGCACAGGGGCCCATGACTCGCGTCAGCGATGTCCCTGCCTTTGCTCAGGCCGTGGCATCAGCGGGTGCACTGCCTTTTGTTGCCCTCTCGCTGCTGCGTGGCCAGCAGGCAAAAGATCTGATCAGGCAAACCAAGGAGCTTGCCGGCGACAACACCTGGGGCGTAGGTATTTTGGGCTTTGCACCGCAGGAACTGCGCGACGAACAGCGTACATATATCCTCGAAGCGAAACCTCCTGTAGTATTGATTGCCGGAGGCAGACCTGCACAGGCGAAAATATTCGAGAAAGCGGGCATCACCACATTCCTTCACGTCCCTTCCCCCGCATTACTGGATATATTTCTCAAAGAAGGAGCCAAAAACTTCATATTCGAAGGCCGCGAATGCGGCGGCCATGTGGGGCCGCTGTCCAGTACGGTGCTCTGGGAAAAACAGATCGAACGAATCCTCAAAGAAGATCATCCTGAAAACATAAGCGTATTTTTTGCAGGCGGCATACATGACGCCTTATCCGCCGCTTTCGTCTCGGTCATGACAGCCCCCCTAACTGCCAGAGGCGTCAAAGTGGGGGTATTGATGGGAACCGCATACCTCTACACACAAGAAGCGGTAAACACGGGCGCCATTCAGGAGGAATTTCAGTTACAGGCGATGCACGCCAAAGACACTGTCCTACTGGAAACCGCGCCGGGACATGAAACACGCTGCCTCAATACGGCCTTCGCCCGATATTTCAGTGAGGAGAAAGCTAGATTGTTTGCAGCGGGGATCGACAAGAAGCTGATTTGGGAAGAGCTCGAAAAATTAAATGTCGGCCGTCTTCGAATTGCGGCGAAAGGGGTTGATCGGCAAGGCGATAAACTCATCTCCATTCCGAGAAATGAACAGCTCCAATTGGGTATGTATATGATCGGACAGGTAGCCACAATGCACGATAAAGTCACCTCCATCGACTGCCTCCATCAGCAAGTCGCCACCGGAAATAAACAGTATATCCAAGATGCACTTTTGCCCGAACAGCCTGAGTCGCCGGACCAGGCACTAGATGTAGCCATCATCGGTATGGACTGTATCTTCCCCGGAGCCAAAAATCTGGAAGAATACTGGCGCAATATTGTCCTCGGAAAGGATAGCGTTACCGAAGTACCCGACGAGCGCTGGAACAAAGATATTTATTACCAGCCCGACGTCGATGGCCCCGATGTTTCGCATTCTAAATGGGGCGGATTTATCCCCAACATAGATTTCGATCCACTCGCATTCGGGATACCGCCTCAGTCACTGGCCGCAATAGAGCCCACCCAGCTGTTGACCCTCCTCGTTGCCAAACGGGCGATGGAAGATGCCGGATATGGTGAAAAACAGATCGACAGAGAAAATATTTCGGTCATCATCGGCGCTGAAGGCGGTAACGATCTGGCTAACAGTTATAGCTTCAGGGGATACTATAAACAGGTCTTTGGGGAACTGCATGACGAAGTCAAAGCGGCATTGCCCCATACAACAGAAGATTCTTTCCCGGGCATCTTGGCGAATGTCATTGCAGGCCGCATCACCAACAGGCTGGACCTCGGCGGCCGCAACTTCACCGTAGATGCAGCTTGTGCTTCATCTCTCGCGGCAATTGACCTTGCCTGTCAGGAACTGGTGCTCGGCAAATCGGACATGGTCCTCGCCGGTGGCGCTGACTTACACAATGGTATCAATGATTATCTGATGTTTTCGAGCACTCACGCGCTCTCGCGCAAAGGGCGCTGTGCCACGTTCGACAGCGAAGCTGACGGCATCGCACTGGGCGAAGGGATAGCCATATTGGTACTGAAACGGTATGCCGACGCGGTACGCGATGACGACCGCATCTATGCGGTCATCAAAGGTGTCGGCGGGTCGAGCGATGGCAAGGCGCTGGGGCTAACCGCACCCCGCAAAATAGGCCAGGTAAGGGCCCTGGAACGAGCATATAGCCAAGCCGGTATCAGTGCTGCTACTGTTGGCCTGGTGGAAGCACATGGCACGGGCACTGTCGTCGGCGACAAAACCGAGCTCAGTGCCCTCACCAATTTATTTAGCCGCGCCGGCGCCCTGCCCGCCCAGACACTGCTCGGATCTGTAAAAACACAGATCGGACACACCAAATGCGCAGCAGGTCTGGCCGGACTGATCAAGGCATCACTGGCCGTATTTCACGGGATAAAACCGCCGACACTCCACCTGCAGCAACCGAACGCGTATTACAACGCACAGACCAGTCCTTTTGCCTTTCACGCCGAAACAGGATTGTGGACAGAACAAAAACGTTATGCTGCCGTAAGCGCCTTCGGCTTTGGGGGCACGAATTTTCATGCTGTCATTGCCAGTCATCCGCGACCGACCAGCGATATCACAATGAAATCCTGGCCTTCGGAACTGTTTGTTTTCCGCGGAGCAAGCTACGAACATGCGAAAAAGCAACTGAAACAGGTAAAAACACTGCTCGAGATCAACGACAGTCTGCCCTTAAAAGATATTGCCTATAGCTTGGCAACCGCCACCGAGGAACCTGTGCAACTGAGCATTGTTGCCGACACCACAGAAGATCTGAGCATGAAGATCGAACTGGTACTGTCCGGAATCGAAAGTAAAGATACCTTTATCGTAAAGCCCCTGCCGGGTAAAACCGCCTTCTTATTTCCAGGTCAGGGCAGCCAGCGCCTCAACATGGCCCGCGACCTGTTCGTCATTTTCCCTGCCATGCGCAAGCTAATGGACCAACATCCGGAACTGGAAAAACTTGTTTTTCCAGCGATGGTTTTCGACGGGGATACTTTAAAAAAACAAAAGGAATCCATTAAAGATACACGAATCGCACAACCCCTGCTCGGTATTGTCGACCTCGCCCTAGCAAAATTTCTTCAGTCTCTAGGTATCGTTCCCGACATGCTGGCGGGACACAGCTATGGGGAGTTGCCCGCACTATGTTTCGCCGGCGTATTTGACGAGGATTTATTGGTTGAGTTAAGCAACCGCCGTGCACAGGCAATCTTAGACGCAGTACAAGATGGAGATCCCGGCAGCATGGTCGCTGTCCATGCGGATACCGAAAAGCTAAAATCGGTTCTCAGCCAGGTGGAGGAATGCTATCCGGTCAACTTTAATTCCCCAACACAATGTGTCGTCGCAGGTAGCACTGCAGCGATAGACCGATTGATGATCGTACTCAAACAGGAACGTGTATCTGCAAAAAAACTGGAAGTCGCCTGCGCTTTCCATAGCCCCCTGGTCGCGAAATCGAAAGACCTCTATAAACAGGTCCTTCAAAATGTGCCCTTCGGCGAAATGCAGATTCCCGTTTGGTCCAACACCACTGCCAGTATATATCCGACGACGGCAGCTGCCATAAAAACACGCTTGACCGAGCACCTCGTCCAGCCAGTCCGCTTTGTCGAACAGCTTCAGGCCATGTACGCCGACGGCGCCAGATTATTTATCGAAGTCGGCCCCGGCAAAGTACTCACAGGCTTAACCAAGTCCTGCCTGACACAGGATCAGCTTACACTTTATGTCGAAGACAACAACCGGAATAAACTTACCCATTTACTGTGCATGCTTGCTCAATACTTGGGCACCGGCCGCAATTTCCATATCCATAAATTATTTGACGGGCGGCAAACACAGGTGATTCAGCTTGACCAGCCGCATCTGTATAAAAAAAGTCCTGCCCTATGGCGCGTCAACGGACAAGCAGCGCTGCCGATCAACGGTCCGCTGCCGGCCAATGGCGCCATGCCCCTAGTGAAACCGATCCATATGAACTTACCAAGCCCTAACCACAACGTAGCGCCAGAGGCGCATCCTACTGCTGAGCGCATGCTACACGAATATTTAAATAGCATGAAAATGCTCATTCAGGCTCAACGTGATGTCATGCTGTCCTTTCTCGGCCAGCAGCCGCCAGTGAACCCTATGCCTGCCTATGCAGCTCCAGCTGCCCTCCCCGGTGCCGGACAGCCCTCGCCGCTCCCCACCCAGACACTGTTTACCGCCCAGCCAGCAGCAACCGTAGTTGCCCAAACACCGGTAAAAGACGTCAAGAGCCTGTTGTTGCAGATTGTCAGCGACAAAACCGGATACCCGCCCGAAATGCTTGGCATGGATATGGACCTCGAGGCAGATCTGAGTATAGACTCCATCAAGCGGGTTGAGATCATCAGCACATTACGCAGTCAGCTGGGTGCGCTAACGATAGATCATAGCCAAGAGGACACGATCATGGAGCAGCTGGCGGCTATCAAAACATTGAATGGACTGGTTGTCTGGCTAACCGAGCACAGTGGTACTGCGGTAATCGCCGAGGAGGCCTTGTCAACCGAAGTGACATCATCAGCCCAACAGCCCCAGAGTTACACACTGGCCGAACTACAGTCTGCTATTTTGGATATTGTCAGCGAAAAAACGGGCTATCCCAAAGAAATGCTTGGGCTGGATCTCGATCTGGAAGCTGATCTCAGCATCGACTCCATTAAGCGCATGGAAATCATTGCTGCACTGAAAACAAAAGTGGGATTTGGCAAGGAACCCGAGCAGAAAGAGGATCTGATGGAAACCTTAGCCGCCATTAAAACACTAAACGGTCTGGCTACCTGGATTGCGGATATCGGTACTGAAACCACGCCCAAAAGCCCGTTGTCCCGCTTACGTTTCGGTCTGACTCCTGCTGCCACTGGCAAACCTCAGCCCCCCGATATCCTCCAGGGAAAACGTTTTGCGATTGCTCCTGACCATGGGCAGCAAACACAGGCAATCAAAACCATGCTCGAAAAACATGGGGCCATCGCTGAAGTCCTCGATACCGAAAAAGACCTGACGGTATTTGATGGCTTAATCATGACAGATATCTATTCAGCTAAGGTCAAGCGTAGCATTATCGACCATGTGGGCCTGATCAAAAAGATGAACATGGACCGCACGAAATGGGTGTATCTGATTTCGGATATTCCGGCCCATGTCCAGAGATCGGCGGATACTCAGGCATTACGCTATTATCAAGGTTACCCCGGACTATTTAAAAGTCTGGCCCGCGAGTTTGAGCAGACCAACTGCAGGCTGATCAGCTTACAAACTCCTCAGGAAGCTGATGGAATCGCTGAGATCGCTATCAATGAGATTTTGACCGTCGACAAACGGGTAGAAGTAATTTACAAAAATGATCAGCGCCATACCATAGACACCATTCCATCCCCCTTATCCGCAGATATAACGGAAGTACAGATTCAGCTGAACCAACAGTCGGTAGTTCTGGTCCTGGGCGGTGGACAAGGGATTACGGCCGAATTGGTAAAGCATATGTCGGCCTCCTACCCTTGTACTTATATTCTCGTGGGGCGGTCGCCAGATCCAAGACTGGCTACAAGCACATCTCTTGAACTGGAGAGGATGACATCCAAGGATCAGATCAGAAGCCAGCTGATCAAATCTGGGCAGCTAAATACCCCAGCAGAGATTGAAAAAGAGACCTTGCGTATCTTTAAGAACAACCAGATCCTTCGTACCATCCGGGAAATGGAAAGCCTGGGCAGCACCGTCGTTTACGAATCGCTGGACCTGTGCGATGAGATAGGGCTAAGTGCCTTGCTCCAGCAGATCTATAAGGAATATGGCAAGCTGGACGGAGTCATTCATGGTGCCGGCCTGCTGGAGGATAAACTCTTTAGACAAAAAACGATCAGCTCTTTTGGGCGCGTCTTTGACACTAAAGTAAGACCACTGCGTGTGCTTGCCGAACAACTGCATCCGGATTGCCAGTTTGTCGTCCTATTTTCCAGCATTGCCTCCGTGTATGGCAATAAAGGCCAGACCGACTATGCTGCAGCCAATAGTGTGCTCGACGACTATGCCAATACCCTCAACAAACGGCTGAAGGGCAAGGTTATCTCGATCAACTGGGGACCATGGAAAGGGGCCGGTATGGTATCGCAGACGCTGGAAACAGAATATGAGCGCCGCGGTATATCGCTTATTCCATTGGAAGAAGGAAAGGAAATTTTCCTGAACGAGATCAAGTACGGTACGGAAAGCCAGGTATTAATCATGTCAGGCAATAATTGGTAA
- a CDS encoding Arm DNA-binding domain-containing protein, translating into MKTQNCTFGVIFYLKKQKTTAEGKAPIYARVTADGKCTEISVKRSVAVSGWDAKKGLAKGSCEETAGLNRFLARFKAKIIAPTKNWYCREVR; encoded by the coding sequence ATGAAAACACAGAATTGCACATTCGGGGTTATCTTTTACCTCAAGAAACAGAAAACGACAGCAGAGGGGAAAGCACCTATCTATGCAAGGGTAACGGCGGACGGCAAATGTACGGAAATATCCGTCAAACGTTCGGTAGCCGTCTCGGGATGGGATGCTAAAAAGGGTTTGGCAAAGGGAAGCTGTGAGGAAACGGCGGGACTTAACCGATTTCTTGCCCGTTTCAAGGCAAAAATCATTGCGCCTACCAAGAATTGGTATTGTCGGGAAGTACGGTAG